The DNA segment GAGGCAGCCAGGCGGCTGCCGGCTGAGGGCAACCCGCGGGCGCGGGAGCTGGCGGCCGGGTTTGAGCAAGCCGCGGATTCTGTCAATGGCATCGCCAATCAGGGCCTTAAATATTTAACGGATAACGGGTTTGTCTATACCCTGGAGCCGCCGGGTTTGGGTCGAAATCCGGTGGATGATTTTTTGTTTCAGTCCAGAAAAGGCTATTGCGAGCACTATGCGTCCGCATTCGCCTTTCTCATGCGCGCCGCCGGTGTGCCCGCCCGGATTGTGGGCGGATATCTGGGCGGGGAGGTCAACCCGTTCGGGGACTACCTGATCATCCGGCAGTCGGATGCCCATGTGTGGGTGGAGGTCTGGACTGAGAACGCGGGTTGGATGCGGGTGGATCCGACGGGAGCGGTGGCCCCGGGCCGGATCTCGGAAGGGGCGGCCGGTGCGCTGTCGGGCGGGGGATCCGGCGGGGGCGGCGGTTTCGGATGGCTGAAGCAGTTTAGCCTCAGGTGGGATGCCCTTAGTTCGAACTGGGAGGCTTGGTTTGACAAATACTCCTATCTTGAGCAAAAGGCCCTGCTCGAGCGGCTGGGGTTCCGGATGGGCTCATGGAAGGGCCCGTTCATGGTATTTCTGGTGGTTTGCGGAGCGGTTTTTCTGATCGTGGGGGTCTACGTGCTCTTGCAGGCACGGCCCGCGGCCATGGAAAAAGACCGGGTACGGCGCTGTTATGAAAAGTTCTGCCGGAAGCTGGAAAACGCGGGTCTGCCTAAGCCGCCGGATCAGGGGCCGGTGGATTTCGCCGGGCAGATCGCCCGGGAGCGGCCGGAGTTAAAGGCGCAGGTGGATGAAATAATCCGCCTCTATATCTGGCTGCGCTACAGGGGAAGTCATGATCCGGATATGGAAAAGCACTTTTGCGAGCGGGTAAAGCGGTTTCGGCCCAAAAAATCAGGTAAGATAAATGTAAAAAGTTGATCAGGTTGGTCTATTCTGGTATAGTAGACCATCAAGATGGAAGCCGGGTATGGAAACCCAAAATTATTTGTAGCTGGTGCGATTATCATGAAGATCGTCAATATATCCGAGGCAAAGGCAAGCCTTTCTAAGCTGGTGGCACTTGTTTACAGGGGGGAGAAGGTCGTTATCGCCAAAAACAATCTGCCGCTTGTGGATTTGGTGGTTCATAAGCCGGAGGGAAAAAGAAAACTCGGCCTGCTGGCGGGAAAATTCAGCGTGCCGGATAACATAATGGCCGAGGATGAGGAAATAAATTCCATGTTCTATGACGATGATTAATGAATATCATTATTGTATTACTTGATTTTACGTCGGAAGCAGCCCTGTTGCTTAAAGACATGCCGTTTCATCATAAAGATCCCTTTGATCGTATGCTGGTCGCCCAGAGTATCGCCGACAACTATCCGATCATGACGGAGGATTCTAAAATAGCCCGATACAATTGCCGGGTGATTTAACAGCGCTGGTAAAATTAATCCATCCATCATTTTTTTTGATTACTTCTTCGCTTTATACTTCCTGTGCCATCCCCAGTTTTCGTAATACTCCCAGCTGGCGATCTGGTTTAGCTCCTTGATTTCCTGATCTTTTTCCAGAAGGCTGGCCCGAAGCACATCCCCTATGGATAACAGCCCCAGGTATCGGTCTTCCTTTTTGATGAGGATATGCCGGATAAACAGGCCCAGAAACATTTCCTGAAGCTGGATGAGCGGTGTGTCCGCCGGGGCGGATTTTAATTCGGACTGCATGTAATCTTTAATCACTGCAGTCTTTGGGTCAAAGCCCGTCTCCAGGCTGTTGCGCACATAATCGCGCTCGGACCAGATGCCCATAATCACGTCATTTCTGGAGACAAGGATGGCGCCGATATGCTTTTCCGCCATTTTTTGAATGGCTTCATAAATGGTTTGCTCCTCGGGCATCGTCACCATCAGGGGTGTTCCCTTTTCTTTTAAAATATCTTCCGCGGTTTTCATGGGTGGTCTCCTTTTATTCATACCTCCCTGTTGAATACAGCTATTACCGAAATATTCCACAAGTTAATCATGATCTGTCGCAATGTCATTAACTTAACAAAAAAATGGGCAAACTCTTGGGTTTCGCAAGCTCAACCCAACCTGCGCGGGCTGAATTGTCCCGGGATTTGTTCTGACGTTTTTTGGGGTTGGCCTCAACTTTTGGAAGTATTCCCCCCGGGCTGCCGCCCGGGACCGAGTGTATAAGTAACTTTAAAGGTCCTGAGGCACGGTAAATTTGTTCTATCTATTTTTCAGGCGGGCACGGTGGCCCGCCCTACGAATGGGGAAAAACCTGATTCATCGTAGGGTCGGCCACCGTGCCGACCATAAATTCTTGATTTCATTAACCTAATACCTAATACCCAAAACCTAAAACCCGTCAAGTTACTTAGAAGAGCGCCTGAGGCGGCGGCTGCCTTTTACGAAAACTCATCGTAGGCGATCATTTCCGGCTCCACGCCAAGGCTGTCCAGCATGTTTTTCATGGCGGCGATCATGGGCGGGGGGCCGCAGAGGTAGTATTCGACTTCAGTCGGGTCGGGATGATCCTGGAGGTATCGGTCAAGCAGGCACTGGTGGATAAACCCGACCATGCCGTTCCATTCGTCATCCGGCAGCGGATCGGAGAGGGCCACATGGTAAGAGAAATTGTCAAATTGTTGATCCAGCGCCCGGAATTCCTCATCATAGAGCATCTCCATCCGGTTTCTGGCCCCGTACCAGAACGTGGCCTTGCGGCGGGTGCTAAGCGCCAGCAGCTGGTGCCGCAGATGGCTGCGCATGGGCGCCATGCCCGCGCCGCCGCCCACAAAGCACATTTCCCGCTCGGATTCCTTGACCTTGAACTCCCCGAACGGCCCGCTCATGGTCACCCGGTCGCCGGGTTTCAGGCTGAAGATATAGGAGGAGCCCACTCCCGGGGGCGCATCCGGCAGGTCCGGCGGCGGGGTAGCGATGCGCACGTTAAACATCATGCGCTGGTTGTCAGCGGGCGGGTTGGCCGCGGAATAGGCCCGGAAGATCGGCTCGTCATTTGCCGCCGCTAAATCCCAGAGATTGTAATAGTCCCAGGTTGCTTTAAACGGCTCGTCGATTTCGAATTCGGAAAACGAAACCGAGTATTCGGGGATGTCAATCTGCATGTAGATGCCGGCATCAAATTCGATGGGCTCATTCAGATCCACCACCAGCTCCTTGATAAATGTGCCGATGTTTTTATTCGAGGCCACGGTGCCGGTAAATTTTTTAATGCTGAAAATCTCCGGCGGGATTTCGATTTTTAAGTCTTCCCGGATTTTTAGCTGGCATGACAAGCGGATATTTTCCGCCTTTTCCTGCCGGGAGAGGTGAGGCAGCTCAGTGGGCACGATCTCGCCGCCGCCCGCCAGCACCTTGCACTTGCACAGCCCGCAGGAGCCGCTGCCGCCGCAGGCAGAGGGCAGGTAGATGCTGTTTTTATTCAGCGCAGACAGCAGATTGGTGCCCATGGGCACGGTCAGGGGGTTGTCTTTATCCTCATTGATAATGATTTGGCGGTCGCCCTTTTTAACGATTCTGGTTTCAACAAAAAGCAGCAGCAGAACCAGAATCAGAATGATCCCTGAAAATACGCCTATGCTAACGAGATAAATCAAAAGCGCCCTTCTTTCACACACGGCTAATTTGTTCTAACCGCAAAGCCCATAACCACGGTCCTGTTAACGGACAGACAGTCGGCGCGGTGGCCGACTCTACGACGCATGTCGCCGTAGGGCAGGCCACCGTGCCTGCCTAAAAAAAGACAGAACAAATTTACCGTGTTCTTTCACATCGCAATGCCGGAGAACATCATAAACGCCATGGCCATGAGTCCCGTTACGATCATGGTGATGGCAAACCCTTCAAGCCCTTGGGGAAGATCCGCATAGCGCAGCTTGAGCCGAACCGCGGCCATGGCCACGATGGCCAGCATCCAGCCCACGCCCGAGCCGAACCCGTATACGACGGATTCCATAAACGTGTAATTGCGCTCCACCATGAACAGGGAGCCGCCCAGAATGGCGCAGTTCACAGCGATCAGGGGCAGAAAAATGCCTAAGTTGGCATAAAGGGCCGCCGAGAACCGGTCTATGATCATCTCGATGGCCTGCACCATGGCCGCAATCACGGCGATAAAAACGATTAATTTTAAAAAGCTCAGGTTAAATCCGCCCAGCCCGGCCCATTCCAGGGCGTCCGGCGCCAAAAGATAGCGGAAAATCAGCCAGTTTAAAGGTACCGTGATGCTTAACACGAAGATCACCGCAAAGCCCAGACCGATGGAGGCCTCAAGATTTCGGGAGACCGCCACGAATGAGCACATCCCCAGAAAATAGGCCAGCAGGATGTTTCCCGCAAAAACCGAGTTTAAAAAAAGGCTGACAAGATCGACCATAATTAAAGGTTCAAGGTTTAGGGTTCAAGGTTTAGGGTTCAAGGTTTCAGGTTTCAGGTTCAGACTTCCGCCCTTGTCATGCCGAGGTTCGCAAGCCCTTGCCCCTGTCATTCCGAGGAGCGCAAGCCTTTTCCCCTGTCATTCCGAGGAGCGCAAGCGACGAGGAATCTTAAGATTTCTCGCTAACGCTCGATATGACAGAATAGCGAATTTCTGTCATTCTTCATTACTCAAATACTTCTGCAGCCATGCCATCAGGCCGATGATAATGAATGCGGCCGGTGCCAGCAGCATGATCCCCATGTCTTCATACCCGGCGTTGTAGAAAGCCTCGGGCACCACGGAAAAACCGAAGATTTTCCCGGAGCCGAAAAGCTCCCGGATAAAGGCTACAGAGATCAGCACCGAGCCGTAGCCCGCGCCATTGCCCAACCCGTCGATAAATGCCAGGTGCGGCGGATTGGAGAGCGCAAATCCCTCGGCCCGGCCCAGAATAATGCAGTTGGTGATAAT comes from the Desulfobacterales bacterium genome and includes:
- a CDS encoding DUF3488 and transglutaminase-like domain-containing protein encodes the protein MPHIILALVVAILPHLTRLPAWIIIWCAGMWGYILISLRLQWPRPTRWVRILLSVLGLFGLFATYSTRIGPNAYLGLLSIMAALKPFEISTHRDRMITLFLAYFIVITSLFQSETLAVTLYMFVSVFVTTSALVRINDPAGHFKSDARLSAMIMAQAVPLMLILFFLFPRIQGSMFGLSQAPAGRTGFSDRLSPGNIARLVENNDIAFRVEFEGDTPSAEALYWRGMVFHEFDGRSWHRADRVPAADEPPQGQQPVDYTISLEPHGQRWLFALDRPGKKPKWSRMHADYVIRNIRPVNRKKYYDMTSFLAPRKGSAWGVEAARRLPAEGNPRARELAAGFEQAADSVNGIANQGLKYLTDNGFVYTLEPPGLGRNPVDDFLFQSRKGYCEHYASAFAFLMRAAGVPARIVGGYLGGEVNPFGDYLIIRQSDAHVWVEVWTENAGWMRVDPTGAVAPGRISEGAAGALSGGGSGGGGGFGWLKQFSLRWDALSSNWEAWFDKYSYLEQKALLERLGFRMGSWKGPFMVFLVVCGAVFLIVGVYVLLQARPAAMEKDRVRRCYEKFCRKLENAGLPKPPDQGPVDFAGQIARERPELKAQVDEIIRLYIWLRYRGSHDPDMEKHFCERVKRFRPKKSGKINVKS
- a CDS encoding type II toxin-antitoxin system prevent-host-death family antitoxin, with the protein product MKIVNISEAKASLSKLVALVYRGEKVVIAKNNLPLVDLVVHKPEGKRKLGLLAGKFSVPDNIMAEDEEINSMFYDDD
- a CDS encoding CBS domain-containing protein, whose product is MKTAEDILKEKGTPLMVTMPEEQTIYEAIQKMAEKHIGAILVSRNDVIMGIWSERDYVRNSLETGFDPKTAVIKDYMQSELKSAPADTPLIQLQEMFLGLFIRHILIKKEDRYLGLLSIGDVLRASLLEKDQEIKELNQIASWEYYENWGWHRKYKAKK
- the nqrF gene encoding NADH:ubiquinone reductase (Na(+)-transporting) subunit F yields the protein MIYLVSIGVFSGIILILVLLLLFVETRIVKKGDRQIIINEDKDNPLTVPMGTNLLSALNKNSIYLPSACGGSGSCGLCKCKVLAGGGEIVPTELPHLSRQEKAENIRLSCQLKIREDLKIEIPPEIFSIKKFTGTVASNKNIGTFIKELVVDLNEPIEFDAGIYMQIDIPEYSVSFSEFEIDEPFKATWDYYNLWDLAAANDEPIFRAYSAANPPADNQRMMFNVRIATPPPDLPDAPPGVGSSYIFSLKPGDRVTMSGPFGEFKVKESEREMCFVGGGAGMAPMRSHLRHQLLALSTRRKATFWYGARNRMEMLYDEEFRALDQQFDNFSYHVALSDPLPDDEWNGMVGFIHQCLLDRYLQDHPDPTEVEYYLCGPPPMIAAMKNMLDSLGVEPEMIAYDEFS
- the nqrE gene encoding NADH:ubiquinone reductase (Na(+)-transporting) subunit E; amino-acid sequence: MVDLVSLFLNSVFAGNILLAYFLGMCSFVAVSRNLEASIGLGFAVIFVLSITVPLNWLIFRYLLAPDALEWAGLGGFNLSFLKLIVFIAVIAAMVQAIEMIIDRFSAALYANLGIFLPLIAVNCAILGGSLFMVERNYTFMESVVYGFGSGVGWMLAIVAMAAVRLKLRYADLPQGLEGFAITMIVTGLMAMAFMMFSGIAM